In Populus nigra chromosome 1, ddPopNigr1.1, whole genome shotgun sequence, one genomic interval encodes:
- the LOC133677216 gene encoding protein SIEVE ELEMENT OCCLUSION B-like, translating into MASSGLPFRHPAQGFNASQQLIKSDRGSMLTMSDDNVMMKQIVGTHAPDGREVEVKPLLHLVEDILKRATQQIDTSLTTSQAHAELEDKTHQVNFVSMLDALSYTIDRISCEIAYKSLDGTDAHATTVSLFNMLPSYSWDAKLVLTLAAFALNYGEFWLLAQIYSSNQLAKSMAILRQLPSIMEHSGPLKPRFDAINNLIKVMMDVARCVVEFKDLPPAYISNEVPALSTAMAHIPTAVYWTMRSVVACAAQITSLTTMGHEFSISTTVAWELSSLAHKLSNILDHLKKQLATCYQHIDEKRNVESFQMLKNLIETVHIDNMKILKALIYAKDDIQPLIDGSSKKRVHLDVLRRKNVLLLISGLDMSIDELSILEQIYNESRHHEARLDSRYEVVWVPIVDRSVQWSDPMKGKFESMQSSMPWFTVYHPSLIEKAVIRFIKEVWHFRNKPILVVLDPQGKVVCPNALHMMWIWGSSAFPFTSLREESLWKDETWRLELLVDGIDSAILNWIKEGKYIFLYGGDDEEWVRKFTNTARAVAQAARIPLEMVYVGKSSKRDKIRRVIATINVEKLSYVWQDLTMIWFFWTRLESMLYSKIQLGRLDDHDPMMQEIKKLLSYDREGGWAVLSKGSNVVANGHKTTALQTLLEYDLWKEQVPIKGFDLAFQDHQGRIHDISRPCCRFDFPMTTGRIPETMKCPECNRTMEKFSTFLCCHDEVIPDELF; encoded by the exons ATGGCATCATCAGGCCTTCCCTTCAGGCACCCTGCCCAAGGTTTCAATGCGAGCCAGCAACTGATCAAGAGTGACCGCGGCAGCATGCTAACAATGTCTGATGACAATGTGATGATGAAACAAATTGTAGGAACTCATGCTCCTGATGGCCGAGAGGTTGAGGTCAAACCTCTTCTCCACCTTGTTGAAGACATCCTCAAACGTGCCACCCAGCAAATCGATACCTCTCTGACG ACTTCCCAAGCCCATGCTGAATTGGAGGACAAGACTCACCAAGTCAATTTTGTTTCCATGCTCGATGCACTGTCGTATACAATAGACAGAATTTCCTGCGAG ATTGCCTACAAGTCACTGGATGGGACAGATGCCCACGCAACAACTGTATCACTTTTCAACATGCTACCAAGCTATTCCTGGGATGCCAAGCTGGTGCTCACCTTGGCAGCTTTTGCTTTGAATTATGGAGAATTCTGGCTGCTTGCCCAGATTTACTCATCAAACCAACTTGCCAAATCCATGGCAATCCTCAGGCAACTGCCTAGCATCATGGAACACTCAGGGCCCTTGAAGCCTCGCTTCGATGCCATTAACAATCTGATCAAGGTCATGATGGACGTGGCTAGGTGCGTGGTTGAGTTCAAGGATCTACCGCCAGCTTACATTTCTAATGAAGTACCAGCATTGTCCACAGCCATGGCCCATATCCCTACTGCTGTCTACTGGACCATGAGGAGTGTTGTGGCTTGTGCGGCTCAGATTACTAGCCTCACTACCATGGGACACGA GTTTTCTATATCAACCACTGTGGCATGGGAGCTATCCAGCTTGGCTCACAAACTCAGCAACATACTTGACCATCTCAAGAAGCAATTGGCTACTTGCTACCAACACATAG ATGAGAAGAGAAATGTCGAATCCTTTCAAATGCTAAAGAATCTCATTGAAACGGTCCACATTGACAACATGAAGATCCTAAAGGCCCTGATTTATGCCAAGGATGATATCCAGCCACTTATAGATGGCTCTTCCAAGAAAAGA GTCCATCTTGATGTGCTAAGAAGGAAAAATGTGCTATTGCTCATTTCTGGCCTCGACATGTCGATCGATGAGCTTTCAATTCTTGAACAGATATACAATGAATCCAGGCATCACGAAGCTAGGCTGGATAGTCGGTATGAGGTGGTCTGGGTCCCAATTGTGGACCGTTCAGTCCAGTGGAGTGATCCAATGAAGGGAAAATTTGAAAGCATGCAGTCTTCAATGCCATGGTTCACAGTGTACCACCCTTCACTGATTGAGAAGGCAGTCATTAGGTTTATTAAGGAGGTGTGGCACTTCAGGAACAAGCCTATTCTTGTGGTGCTTGACCCTCAAGGCAAGGTGGTTTGCCCAAATGCACTCCACATGATGTGGATTTGGGGAAGCAGTGCCTTCCCTTTCACTAGCTTGAGAGAGGAATCTCTCTGGAAGGATGAGACATGGAGGCTTGAGCTTCTAGTGGATGGCATTGACTCAGCGATTCTTAATTGG ATCAAGGAAGGAAAGTACATTTTCTTGTACGGAGGAGACGACGAAGAATGGGTGAGGAAGTTCACAAACACGGCACGTGCTGTGGCGCAGGCAGCCCGCATTCCCCTGGAGATGGTTTATGTTGGGAAGAGCAGCAAAAGGGATAAAATCCGGCGAGTCATAGCGACAATCAACGTGGAGAAGCTCAGTTACGTCTGGCAAGACCTTACCATGATATGGTTCTTTTGGACCAGGCTAGAGAGCATGCTGTACTCCAAGATTCAGTTAGGCAGGCTTGATGACCATGATCCTATGATGCAAGAAATCAAGAAGTTGCTTAGCTACGACAGAGAAGGTGGATGGGCTGTGCTTAGCAAGGGGTCTAATGTTGTGGCCAATGGTCACAAGACCACAGCTTTGCAAACATTGCTTGAGTATGACTTGTGGAAGGAACAAGTGCCTATCAAGGGCTTTGATTTGGCCTTCCAAGATCACCAAGGCAGGATCCATGACATTTCTCGTCCTTGCTGCCGCTTCGATTTCCCAATGACTACGGGTAGGATCCCTGAGACCATGAAATGCCCAGAGTGCAACCGCACCATGGAGAAATTCTCCACTTTCCTTTGCTGCCATGATGAGGTCATTCCAGACGAGCTCTTCTAG